In Helianthus annuus cultivar XRQ/B chromosome 3, HanXRQr2.0-SUNRISE, whole genome shotgun sequence, a single window of DNA contains:
- the LOC110928906 gene encoding AFG1-like ATPase, which produces MRRALVKSLGPIHSAFRHYEAKRPLLNASAVLYDVRYKTDVCNYVHSSYMFSRAMSTGAANVNYEEVKRMGPLVEYERRISVGELEDGDNCQIGTLREIQRLYDELGNSVHACHLDRDSDPGKTGRSRWLWSRFMPQSSVSPVKGLYLYGGVGTGKTMLMDLFFDQLPCSWRKKRIHFHDFMLNVHSRLQRHKGVSDPLEVVAGEISHESILLCLDEFMVNDVADALILNRLFKHLFCNGVILVATSNRAPDNLYERGLQRDLFLPFISTLKERCIIHEIGSSVDYRRRTSAEEGFYFIQNGTSDFLMQRFKELIGEHIVRPQEVEVVMGRRLEVPLGANGCAYFPFEELCDKPLGAADYFGLCKNFHTLALDGVPIFGLHNRTAAYRFVTLVDVMYENKARLMCTAEGTPFELLERIITIADAQYVAPRTSSRSRKNDDFDLCVDNELGFAKDRTISRLTEMNSKEYLEQHSEMIANKWFEVSRNETKNENVVHA; this is translated from the exons ATGAGGAGAGCTTTAGTCAAATCGTTGGGACCAATTCACTCGGCTTTTCGTCATTATGAAGCGAAAAGACCATTATTAAATGCAAGCGCGGTGTTATATGATGTAAGATACAAAACTGATGTGTGTAATTATGTACATTCATCATATATGTTTTCAAGAGCTATGTCTACGGGTGCTGCTAATGTAAACTATGAAG AAGTTAAAAGAATGGGCCCTCTTGTGGAGTATGAGCGTAGAATAAGTGTTGGCGAACTTGAAGACGGTGATAATTGTCAG ATAGGAACCTTGAGAGAAATTCAAAGACTCTATGATGAGCTCGGTAACTCGGTCCATGCGTGTCACTTGGATCGTGATTCTGATCCTGGGAAAACCGGGAG GAGTAGGTGGTTATGGTCTCGTTTTATGCCTCAATCTTCGGTCTCACCGGTGAAAGGACTCTATCTTTATGGCGGAGTTGGCACCGGAAAAACCATGTTAATGGACTTATTTTTTGATCAACT GCCTTGCAGTTGGAGGAAAAAAAGGATTCATTTTCACGACTTTATGTTGAACGTTCACAGCCGCTTGCAG AGGCACAAAGGAGTATCGGACCCCCTTGAAGTCGTTGCAGGCGAGATTTCTCATGAATCGATTTTGCTATGTTTAGATGAATTCATG gTTAATGATGTAGCCGATGCATTAATATTAAACCGCTTATTTAAACATCTTTTTTGTAATGGTGTT ATACTTGTTGCTACATCAAACCGTGCTCCGGATAATCTTTACGAACGTGGATTGCAAAGAGATCTTTTTCTACCCTTCATCTCCACACTTAAG GAAAGATGCATAATACATGAAATTGGTTCTTCTGTAGACTATCGAAGAAGGACCTCG GCCGAAGAAGGGTTCTACTTCATACAAAATGGTACATCCGACTTCCTTATGCAAAGGTTCAAGGAGTTGATTGGGGAACATATAGTGCGCCCTCAAGAGGTGGAAGTTGTTATGGGAAGGAGACTAGAG GTACCTTTGGGTGCTAATGGATGTGCTTATTTTCCATTTGAGGAACTCTGTGACAAACCTCTTGGTGCTGCTGACTATTTTGGATTATGCA AGAATTTCCACACCCTAGCTTTGGATGGTGTGCCGATATTCGGGCTGCACAATAGGACAGCAGCATATCGGTTTGTCACATTGGTTGAT GTAATGTATGAGAACAAAGCTAGGTTGATGTGTACTGCTGAGGGAACTCCTTTTGAACTTCTTGAAAGGATCATAACAATCGCGGATGCACAGTATGTTGCACCTAGAACCTCTTCGAGATCAAGGAAGAATGACGATTTTGACCTTTGTGTCGACAACGAGTTGGGGTTCGCGAAAGATCGTACCATCAGCAG GTTGACGGAAATGAACAGCAAAGAGTATCTCGAGCAGCATAGTGAAATGATAGCAAACAAGTGGTTTGAAGTTTCAAGGAATGAGACCAAGAATGAGAATGTGGTGCATGCATGA
- the LOC110928907 gene encoding tetratricopeptide repeat protein 1, with protein MVVIEPVPSTDIQSKPTKSTVTGADSGNGNKPNADVSSSGDGDKSTAAGYASDGYETASETEVVDDETVSDKPHAVESESISDEVAPVIKDQTYEDALNDEELKQKILTQMNEAKVEGNKLFGDGLYEEALLKYDYAIQLAPEMPSSSEIRSICHNNRATCFFKLGKYEDTVKECTKALELNPSYMKALIRRGEAHEKLENYDEAITDMKKILELDPSNHQSKRAIFRLEPLAIEKREKMKEEMIGKLKDMGNSILGRFGMSVDNFKAVKDPNTGSYSLSFQR; from the exons ATGGTGGTGATTGAGCCGGTACCTTCCACCGACATCCAATCAAAACCTACAAAATCAACCGTCACCGGAGCAGATTCCGGCAATGGTAATAAACCAAACGCCGACGTATCATCTTCCGGCGACGGCGATAAATCAACAGCCGCCGGATACGCATCCGACGGATACGAAACGGCAAGCGAAACGGAAGTTGTAGATGATGAAACTGTTTCCGATAAACCACACGCCGTTGAATCTGAAAGTATTTCGGACGAAGTTGCTCCGGTGATTAAGGATCAGACGTATGAAGATGCGTTGAATGATGAGGAACTTAAGCAG AAAATTTTGACGCAAATGAATGAAGCAAAAGTTGAAGGAAATAAGTTATTTGGAGATGGACTCTATGAAGAGGCGTTATTGAAGTATGATTATGCTATCCAACTTGCACCTGAGATGCCATCTTCTTCAGAAATTAGGTCCATATGTCATAATAATCGCGCTACTTGTTTCTTCAAGCTG GGCAAGTATGAGGACACAGTGAAAGAATGTACGAAAGCATTGGAACTAAATCCTTCATACATGAAAGCTTTAATCAGAAGAGGAGAAGCCCATGAAAAACTCGAAAACTATGATGAGGCTATTACTG ATATGAAGAAAATCTTAGAACTGGATCCTTCAAATCACCAATCTAAGAGAGCCATTTTCCGTTTAGAACCGTTGGCCATAGAAAAGCGCGAAAAAATGAAGGAAGAGATGATCG GGAAGCTGAAAGATATGGGGAACTCAATTCTGGGACGATTTGGGATGAGTGTCGACAACTTTAAAGCAGTCAAAGATCCAAATACTGGCTCGTATTCTCTCTCATTTCAGCGTTAA